The DNA window GTGAGCTATCGTCCATTGCTTATCATAGCCGATATGCTTATCCGAGGAGGGTTTGTTTATCACGGTCCAAGATAATGGCCTGTGTTTGCTTGCTGTGCAAGGATTCTGCTAGACTTTTTCACAAGCACCCACCTTCTCACCTACACcaatatttaaatatagttGCATTCCTCGCGTCAACTTCAAATGGGAGCACCTCAAAGTAGCTGTTCTagtcaaaataaatgaaatagtcGTACTCACTTAGATGAAATTCCCGTTAGGTGGGTACAATTCGATAATAGTATGATCAGTTGTTGTTAAGATCCATAATAATTCAATTGCTTTATATTTGTAGAGTTTAAAAGCaaatatctttaaattaatatgtagttttaaaaagtaattttttattcaaattattcgGATAATTTGACAAGAAATATTATGTATAATTATTAGATCAATTAATtctgaaaatttaattaattttaaaaataaaaataaaaatcatttatattaatacttcaattttgattttctctgCAAATCTTCCCTCCAACATCCAAATCTATTGATTTGGTGTCTCTCACACTATAAATTACAACAAATCCCCTTACATATTTTAACTGTATAATTAAATTGCATTttggttatatttttcttggtaatttattttaaacatcaaGTTGCACGTATTCTTACATCACTAAAAATGTATAGtaaattttcaatcattatATATCATTATACCCATCATTCTCCATTCTTCTTGTCTGTGGATAAATCTCTTCTTTTcgataatttttcaattccttttctttgttttgaattaaaaaataattagccgataattaaattatgatttttgtaaagaaactcacatatttaaatatttggAGAAATTAAACGGTGAATTAGATAATTAAATAGTTACTATACTATGTAGTTGGCTTTGTAAAGACGAGAAAATGCTGCTGCTGCAcattttaatgatattaatcCTAATAATTGTAACCATTTAATGGGCAAACAAATCACAAGAATGAATGAGGATAAAATACCTGACAACAAAGTATAAATGATGATGCATTTATGCCAAGTTAAAATTCTAAATCttgtttgttttcatgttttaaaaatattttttaaaaaaaaatttaatttaatttttattttaaatttttatttttttggtgttttagatttttttgaagcactaatatcaaaaataaattttttaaaaaaaaaatattattttaatatatttttaagtaaaaaacactttaaaaaataaccacaaccatACTTTCAAACAAGTTCTGACATATTTTTGCATGAATTGGTCAGTACATATGTTTtagcatatttaaaaaaaataaaaaaataaaaatttaataaaaaaagtgataatTATTGATTCACAtcagttaataaaataaaataaattttggtatTTCCCTcgttattaaaatgtttttgtttttttaaatcccaCCTATCAAGACAGGCAATAGATCATTTGACGACCATCTCCTTCTTATCTACACTCATTTCAATTTACACAGAAAcatgattattataattttttttggtgctAGAAAGGATGCgtgttttatcaatatttttcatgaacCACATAAAATCTAGGAAGTCCAAAACCACAACATTAGGAGCAGTGTATGATTAATCTTCATTGAATTAATTAGAATACAAATTTGGTCAAACATTTCTGCGGTCACTAGGAGAGCCTACCAACTTTTTTCATTTTCGTTCTAGAGGGTTTGGGgagtgcttttcaaaaactaccaaaaaaatttaaaaattttttatttattttttttgctttgaattaatatatttttaatgtttttaaatcattttaatatgttaatttcaaaaataatttttaaaaaataaataaatattattagcatacttttctaaataaaaaacactttaaaaaacaacaacaactataCTCCTAAACACACTCAAGTCTCGATTCTCAAGCTCTGGTGTTGCTTGCGACAAGTGCATGTCTCCTtttcagcatttttttttttttcaatcttttctttatatatatatatatatatatatatatatatatatatatatattattttccatgTGTGTAAACATGACCGGGTAAAAGCCCAAGAAATGGATCTTTCTGCACCTTACCCGGGTCGTTAGCCACCAAAATGCTCCATCATATGCCTCCAATAAAAGGGTCAATATGGATGGTTGACTTGATATTTGGGATTCcagaaaattcatttttatttccaCGTGGATTACGAGTTAAAATTAAACTCTATAAAACAGATGAAAGCTTTCACCAGATGAAACAAAATTAGAGAATCTTATGGTTGCTGTAGACTTAAGAATTAAGGTTGTTCGTCATGGTTGAAACGAAACGATAACAGCCTTCCTAGTCCTTACGCAGTTgacaagggataaaaaaaaccaatatagaAGCATCTGCGAAGAAGCTGAAAAGACTAACATTGTACCAAACTCAATTAAATGCCATTAATTACTAATTGAATGTATGATTTTCGAATTAATTATAGGAGATGTGCAATCTTGGAAATTCGAGATCCACTAATTAAAAAGTTTGCATTTTTCTATGCATTTAAATGACATCTTACTCGAAGAAACTTCATGGTGCCGAGAGTAATTACtcgtattaattttaaaagataaataaatataaaaacaaaaacaaaaaagaaaggagaacattccaatatttttttatggatccttcgatttgatttttttatttaattttctatatttttttaaaagtaaattaaagaaataactaCTCGTAGATACcgtaaataaagttttttttttttttttgataagcataaaattcttaatttctaatcGAACCAAGAACCTCGAGCGATTTATGGAGCCCCAAGGGAATTTGAGGCTTAAATTTATAGCTACTAGCTAAGTGGTTTTACTTAGATTGATAAACAAAATGTTAGCAAGAGTTTAAGGATTGGGAGTTGGGTTATGCGAGTCATGAACAATTCAGAACATTCTCGATGCCACGCTGGACACTTCCATAAAAGTGTCTTGGTCCCCGACTTTTCTATATTGGCATCGTGGGGTTCATTCTTTTTTCATGTGATATGCCAGATtaacttgtatatattttaattaattttatagattttaaattaataattatataattttttaataatacattactaagatttgtgaaaaaacaaatttaaaattttattaattaaattatacttttcATTCTTATACATGTAGTATGACGAGGTCGGAAGGGAATATAGAACGTTCACAATGTGATCTCATCattgaattttcaaataaaaatgataggACTTAAATTCATCTATTTATTTAGCAACTATAATTGAAAGTTAAGAGCCAGGAACAAGTATTTTACAGCTTATTCAGTTGAGTCAGGTCAAGTCTAGGTTTTGAAAACTAGCTAAATGAAATTGATGGGCTTTAGATTATGGGCAAGAATCAAGATCATGACATGCACGTCGTGGTTTTAAAGAATCAGTCTAACCCACTGAAATTAAAAGGTGTTTAGAGTTTTCCAGGATGTTTCCACCTTCCCTTTCTTCTCaacaagcaattaaaaaaaaaaaaaagtttcgaTTATCAGCTTAATGCTCTATCCGGAGAGTTCAAAGCGCTAGAAATCCTTTCGATAAATATTaagttcaaaaaacaaaatggttaGGTCGCAAGTGCAGCCTGGCTCCAacgccaaaaaataaaaaataaaaaaaacgaaaatcaaGTAATATTGAAGCTAGCATAGCCTGAATTACAATATCTTTTAAACATATTCTCCTCTAGAGAGATCAATAACAGAGTTCTTGGGTGGAGACTGGCCGGAGCCATAGAGTCTTCGTCAGTCATTTGATACAAAGAAATCTTGATTAACAAAGCAAGACCTTACGGAGTGTGTGTTGGTAAAGCAATTAATGCTGGTTTTTTCTTGTAACGATAGTCAAGCCTCGGGTTCTAAGATTGGGTGGGCAAGTCATGACTTTGCTTGCTAAATCCCTTGCTAGTATTTAATTCCCATTTATTacgttttttaatttcatcatcctcACGTCACTAACCATtctacaaagaaaataaataacaaataaaatcatcacataattgtctaaaattaaaaaaaggaaaatacagTGTAATTAAATGTATAAGGTCTTATTTAGTATTGAAGTCCAACTATTTAGTAatgtattattgttttaatatattgatattaaaaataaattaaaaaaattaaaaaatataattttatatatttttaaacaaaaacattttaaaaaataatatttatcacgtTTGATTATTCTTAAATACTCTATTTCATCTAGACATCTTGCTGGAGTCGGTCGATGATTTTTTGGTCAAACAATGGTAGAAAGCAACCTTCCTCGATTAGGAACTTAGCAGCTCCTTTCCTCTATATAACCCCGCTCCATATTAAACACTCAACTAGAATAACCAACAACTGCAAGCCTCCTGTTTCGAATATAATTAGCTTTGAGCGCACACTTTCAGGGCTCAATGGCTCGGTCAGAAACTCCAAGGAGTATTGCAGCAAAAAGAGGGATGTTAGCCCGCCTTTTCTCATTCTCTACAACACTCTCCTTCTCCTCTTCACTTTCAACAACCCCTTCTACTCCTTCCACTCCTTCCTCCTCTACCCACAACATGTTCTCCGAATCCGTGATGGAGGAAACTATAAAAAATGTCGAATCAATCATCACCAAATGGGATCCAAACTCTTCACCGATTACCAGAGCCACCTCTCTCTTCCATAGTAAcagagaagaagcagaagatTTTCTCGAAAGTGTCAATGACTTGCGTCGAGCAATGCATGCATTGGTCTCTGAACATTCGACCTCTGATAAGCTTTTGCTTGCCCAGAACCTCATGCAAATCGCCATGGCAAGACTTGAGAAGGAATTCTATCAGATACTGTCTGCAGCACGTGATCAAAAAGACCCAGAGTCTATTTCAGCTCGATCCTCGGAGGGGTCGAGTAATCTCGAAGATGAGAATGAGCTTGGATCTGAAGAAGAGTTCACAACAGCAGGTGAGTCAAACACTAACGTGGAGAGAGTCACAGCACTAGCCATGTCATCAGACCTCAAATCTATTGCTGACTGTATGATAAGTTCTGGCTACAGCATGGagtgtattaaaatatacaaaCTTATCAGAAAATCAATCGTGGATGAAGGATTATATCTGCTCGGAATCGAAGAATTCAGGCCTTCTCAAATTCTCAAAATGAATTGGGAAGCTCTCGAGCATCAGATCAAGAACTGGCTGAATGCAGTAAAGATTGCCGCGAAAACACTCTTTATTGGAGAAAAAGCTCTCTGTGATCATGTGTTTTCAGCATCTCAGACGATCAGGGAATCATGCTTCTCTGAGATAACAATAGGAGGACTAAATCTTTTCAGATTTCCTGAGCTTGTAGCTAAGTGCAAGAAATTGCCAGAGAGGATTTTCCCACTATTGGAGCTCTACGAAGCACTCTCTGATATCCGGCCAGATGTAGAATTGATATTTGACTCTGAATCAACCTCAAAGATTAGACAGCAGGCCGTTTCATCACTACACGGACTTGGCGAGTCAATCCGTGCCATTCTTTCCGACTTTGAATCAACAATTCAAAAGGACTCATCAAAAGCTCTAATCGTTGGTGGCGGGATTCACCCACTGACCCAAAAGGTTACGAGTTACATATCTTCACTTGCAGATTACAGCAGGATTCTCTCAGACATTGTTGCTGATTCTTCACCACCAGGGAATACAGCTTTCCCTAAAGCTTACTATGAGAGTCCAAACTATGATGCCAGTTCAACACCAGCAGTCTCAGTTCACCTAGCTTGGCTCATTTTAGTCCTTTTATGCAAGCTTGATAGAAAAGCAGAAGGGTACAAAGATATGTCCTTGTCATACCTATTCCTAGCAAACAATCTTCAGTTTGTCATAGATAAAGTTTGTACAACTCGCCTTTATGTGCTTCTCGGCGAGGATTGGGTGTTCAAGCATGCCGAGAAGGTTATACAATATGCTTCCACCTATGAAACGCTGGCATGGGGTAACGTCTTCTCATCTTTACCAGAGAACAATTCTCCACTACTGTCTCCTGAAGCAGCAAAGGAATGTTTTCAGAGGTTCAACGCAGCTTTTGAAGAAGCATATAAGAAACAAGCATCATGGGTTGTGCCGGATAGGAGGTTGAGGGATGAATTGAAGGTGTCAATTGCAAAAGAACTTATACCAGCATACAGAGAATTTTATGACAAGCATAAGGTGATGTTGAGCAGGGTGAAGGATTTTGAGGTGTTTGTAAGGTTCGGCCCTGACGATCTTGGGAATTACCTCTCGGATTTGTTTCATGGAACTGCCATTTCAGGCAGCACCTCACCTCCTACACCGCGATAAAGTCAATCTCCGTGGAATGATAGAACGATAACTGTTGTAGGCTTACAGAACCTGTTACTTCCTTTGTAATTATGTCTCTTTTGTGCGAGTTCTTGCTGTAAAATAAGCAGTCAGCCAGTGCCGcagaaaatcaaatataattgcTTCGCATCTCTACTCATATTCTGCACAGATGGTGATTTTCCATTTGCAGTTTCAAACAGTGGTTATACCAGAATAAGATTTTTTAGCTGAGAAAATATggctaaaaattcaaaattggtgaagcatataaaaatatttcgacttcaaatttttaaatatgtatgAAGGATTTAGATTAAGTTGAGAGTCAAAGAGCTTGTGAAAATATCATCAGCTTCAATATCAAAGCCTTTTCTTCTGTCCTGCTTCATATATATTGCTTTGAGAATAAACCTTATAAAACCACAGTAGAATGATACTACAATTAAGAAGCTGTGTATCTTGCTGCAAATCGATGTCCTAAATTCTAAATGCAAAACAACGCATATGCTTAATCACAACAAATCACCATCATTTTTTGGACTCCAGGTCCTGCAGACTGAGTACATTTCCTGAAACGTTTTGGGCCAGGTTCTAggccttttttattttgcttgggTTGGAGTGGTGCTGGGCTGTTCTACTTGAGCCTTTTTCTATTGATAAGTAGGCCCACTTCATGGCtttgccttttttcttcttcttttttatgtttcccACTTCCCGCCAAGGGACATCATTCTCCAACGAGTCGAGGGTGAAGTAAggttttaagttatttttcaattcagaaaaaaaaaaagttttaatattttaaatatttttttagtattataattttttattatttgtgtttaataaaataaatcaaaaaatatataaactaataaatcaaaaaaattattaatattgattaaatATCAAATCAGAAAGCTTATTttccttataaaaataaatgatagattaagtataaatatttaaccccaattattatttttatttaatttattttatcttagagGTTTAATTACAGTTGTTAAGAAGaagagatttttgtttttataaatgtggcatgcaattataatttatttatataaaatataaaaggaacaaaattaaaaataagtcataataatatctttaagaaattataaaattcaaaaacaattaaaaatattaattgatattCTAAAAATCGAtgaactataaaaattaaagaaaaaatattaattttaaattttaaattagactGGGCCTGTAAGGCCCGTGCACTGAGGCACACATAAAAAGTCATATATTGTGTGGCAAACAACCTATAATTTGTTGCATAATTTTGAAAGTGATCGAAAAATTGAAACCCATGTTTTCATACCCTAAAATCCATTTTCAACTTGTTTACAActtaaaacacctaaaaatatcatatcaacCCCAATAAACTCAGCTacaatttaattattctaaaaaccgaatataaataagtaaaatgtTTATGGGtcctaatctatttttttagcgTGATTGGAAAAAAATCACCTCTaccaaattattttcaaaaaaataaactcattgtcacaaaaaaatgatctttttaATGAATAAGATCTAGCCACTAGGCTACTTTCTCACTCCTCAatacttttcagttttttttttttttttctctcagcaTTTAGAgatctaaatacaaaaaaaatattgtttgagaTCAAAACGTGAAAT is part of the Populus alba chromosome 10, ASM523922v2, whole genome shotgun sequence genome and encodes:
- the LOC118059894 gene encoding exocyst complex component EXO70H1, giving the protein MARSETPRSIAAKRGMLARLFSFSTTLSFSSSLSTTPSTPSTPSSSTHNMFSESVMEETIKNVESIITKWDPNSSPITRATSLFHSNREEAEDFLESVNDLRRAMHALVSEHSTSDKLLLAQNLMQIAMARLEKEFYQILSAARDQKDPESISARSSEGSSNLEDENELGSEEEFTTAGESNTNVERVTALAMSSDLKSIADCMISSGYSMECIKIYKLIRKSIVDEGLYLLGIEEFRPSQILKMNWEALEHQIKNWLNAVKIAAKTLFIGEKALCDHVFSASQTIRESCFSEITIGGLNLFRFPELVAKCKKLPERIFPLLELYEALSDIRPDVELIFDSESTSKIRQQAVSSLHGLGESIRAILSDFESTIQKDSSKALIVGGGIHPLTQKVTSYISSLADYSRILSDIVADSSPPGNTAFPKAYYESPNYDASSTPAVSVHLAWLILVLLCKLDRKAEGYKDMSLSYLFLANNLQFVIDKVCTTRLYVLLGEDWVFKHAEKVIQYASTYETLAWGNVFSSLPENNSPLLSPEAAKECFQRFNAAFEEAYKKQASWVVPDRRLRDELKVSIAKELIPAYREFYDKHKVMLSRVKDFEVFVRFGPDDLGNYLSDLFHGTAISGSTSPPTPR